A stretch of the Filimonas lacunae genome encodes the following:
- a CDS encoding acyltransferase yields MKRKLIFFLKNMLGLTSESKIAALKKRGMSIGKNFSMMQGCIIDPSHFWHITIGDNVTFAPRVHILAHDASTKLYLNYSKVKNVIIGNNVFVGAGCIIMPGVTIEDNVIVGAGSIVTKKLEANALYAGNPAKFICYIHEYFDQQKQLMKAGVNLFEKEYTLSGNISLEKMNEMKRIIDKEGVGFVY; encoded by the coding sequence ATGAAACGGAAACTGATCTTTTTTTTAAAAAACATGCTGGGACTAACTTCAGAAAGTAAAATAGCAGCGTTGAAGAAAAGAGGAATGAGTATAGGTAAAAATTTTTCAATGATGCAAGGTTGTATTATAGACCCATCACACTTCTGGCATATTACCATAGGTGATAATGTCACATTTGCACCACGGGTACATATACTTGCTCACGATGCCAGTACCAAGCTTTACCTGAATTATAGTAAGGTAAAAAATGTTATAATTGGTAATAATGTTTTCGTAGGAGCTGGCTGCATTATTATGCCTGGTGTAACTATAGAAGATAACGTGATAGTTGGAGCGGGCTCTATCGTTACCAAAAAATTAGAAGCAAACGCTTTATATGCAGGCAACCCGGCAAAATTCATTTGTTACATCCATGAATACTTCGATCAGCAAAAGCAGTTAATGAAGGCAGGTGTAAACCTATTTGAAAAAGAATATACACTTAGCGGTAATATAAGCCTGGAGAAAATGAACGAAATGAAACGCATTATTGATAAGGAAGGCGTAGGCTTTGTATACTAA
- the leuS gene encoding leucine--tRNA ligase has product MEYDFRKIEQHWQDYWKQTNAYKVANNSEKPKYYVLDMFPYPSGAGLHVGHPLGYISSDIYARFKRLKGFNVLHPMGYDAFGLPAEQYAIEHGVHPAVSTDKNIATFRKQLDNIGFCFDWDREVRTSDVSYYKWTQWIFLQLFNSFYNRVSNKAENISVLAASFEKEGNSVHPFPSAQYKLANGKATFTAADWKAFDEATQQGILMEYRLSFCGYGEVNWCEGLGTVLANDEVINGVSERGGFPVVKKKLRQWYLRITEYADRLLEGLERVDYSDAMKEMQTNWIGKSYGAEIDFAVSSEAVTADLTLTVYTTRPDTIFGVDFMVVAPEHELIEQITTAGQKQAVEEYIAYVKSRSDRERMAEKKISGCFTGAYVINPFSGKKVPVWISEYVLAGYGTGAIMAVPCGDERDFKFAQHFNIPVTNIIGDAFDGNEANATKDALLQNSDFLNGVGMREAMAIVIDKLVEMGIGKRKVNFKMRDAAFSRQRYWGEPFPVKWINGVAYPLSENELPLELPFIEKYGPGPEGEGPLANVPAWTERHLETNTMPGYAGSSWYFLRYMDPHNNETFCDRKVSDYWGQVDVYIGGTEHAVGHLLYSRMWTKILFDLGHIGHDEPYKRLVNQGMIQGSSRFVYRVRGTNQYVSGGLADQYETDRLHVDVNIVDGVELDTAAFKQWKPEFADATFILEDGKYICSSEVEKMSKSKFNTVNPDVLVEKYGADTFRMYEMFLGPVEQSKPWDTKGIEGVHRFLRKLWRLFFDEVKGKVWTDEKATDAELKVLHKAIQKIEKDTEAFSFNTAVSAFMVCVNELSDLKCNKKEILQHVLVLLTPYAPHIAEQLWSELGNAGSVLDAAYPVFEEKYVTESTKEYPVSINGKLRTTIHIDLNASQAEVEAIVFANEVVQKWVDGQPVKKFVFVKGKMVNVVI; this is encoded by the coding sequence ATGGAATACGATTTCAGAAAAATTGAACAGCATTGGCAGGACTACTGGAAGCAAACCAATGCGTACAAGGTGGCTAACAATTCAGAGAAACCCAAGTATTATGTGCTGGATATGTTCCCTTATCCCAGTGGGGCAGGGTTGCATGTGGGCCATCCGCTAGGCTATATTTCCAGCGACATCTATGCACGTTTTAAACGTTTAAAAGGGTTTAACGTGCTACATCCAATGGGGTATGATGCTTTTGGGTTACCGGCCGAGCAGTATGCTATTGAGCATGGCGTGCATCCGGCTGTGAGTACAGATAAAAATATCGCCACTTTCCGCAAGCAGCTGGATAATATCGGTTTTTGCTTTGATTGGGACAGGGAAGTGCGTACTTCAGATGTCTCTTATTATAAATGGACGCAGTGGATTTTTCTGCAACTGTTCAATAGTTTCTACAATCGTGTAAGTAATAAAGCGGAAAATATTTCGGTGCTGGCAGCTTCTTTTGAAAAAGAAGGTAACAGCGTACACCCTTTCCCCAGCGCCCAGTATAAACTGGCCAATGGTAAAGCTACTTTTACGGCTGCTGACTGGAAGGCTTTTGATGAAGCTACCCAGCAAGGTATTTTAATGGAATACCGTTTAAGCTTTTGTGGTTATGGTGAGGTAAACTGGTGCGAAGGTTTAGGCACCGTGCTGGCAAACGACGAAGTGATCAATGGGGTAAGTGAACGCGGTGGTTTTCCGGTGGTGAAAAAGAAACTGCGTCAGTGGTACCTGCGTATTACCGAGTATGCCGACAGGTTGCTGGAAGGGCTGGAGCGTGTTGATTACAGTGATGCCATGAAAGAAATGCAAACCAACTGGATTGGTAAAAGCTATGGCGCTGAAATTGACTTTGCAGTAAGCAGCGAAGCAGTAACTGCCGATTTAACACTGACCGTGTATACCACCCGCCCCGATACCATTTTTGGGGTAGACTTTATGGTAGTAGCGCCAGAACATGAACTGATTGAACAAATAACCACTGCCGGCCAAAAGCAGGCAGTAGAGGAATATATCGCTTATGTAAAAAGCCGTAGCGACCGTGAGCGTATGGCGGAAAAGAAAATTTCCGGCTGCTTTACGGGGGCTTATGTCATTAATCCTTTCAGCGGTAAAAAAGTGCCGGTGTGGATTTCTGAATATGTATTGGCGGGCTATGGTACCGGTGCTATTATGGCGGTGCCTTGTGGTGATGAACGTGATTTTAAATTTGCACAGCATTTTAATATCCCGGTTACCAACATTATTGGTGATGCCTTCGATGGCAATGAAGCCAATGCTACCAAAGATGCCCTGTTACAAAATAGCGATTTCCTGAACGGCGTGGGCATGCGTGAAGCGATGGCCATTGTTATTGATAAGTTGGTGGAAATGGGTATAGGTAAAAGGAAAGTGAACTTTAAAATGCGCGATGCTGCTTTCAGCCGCCAGCGTTATTGGGGTGAGCCATTCCCTGTTAAATGGATCAATGGCGTAGCTTATCCTTTAAGCGAAAATGAACTGCCACTTGAATTGCCTTTTATTGAGAAATATGGCCCTGGTCCGGAAGGGGAAGGCCCGCTGGCCAATGTACCTGCCTGGACAGAGCGTCACCTGGAAACCAACACCATGCCCGGCTATGCAGGCAGCAGCTGGTATTTCCTGCGCTATATGGACCCACATAATAACGAGACTTTCTGCGACAGAAAAGTAAGTGATTACTGGGGACAGGTAGATGTGTACATAGGTGGTACAGAGCACGCGGTTGGACATTTGCTGTATAGCCGTATGTGGACTAAAATATTATTCGACCTGGGACATATCGGACACGACGAACCGTACAAGCGGTTAGTAAACCAGGGCATGATACAGGGCAGCAGCCGTTTTGTGTACAGGGTAAGAGGGACTAATCAATATGTATCTGGCGGTTTAGCTGATCAATATGAAACGGACAGGTTACATGTAGATGTAAACATTGTAGACGGAGTGGAGTTGGATACTGCAGCGTTTAAACAATGGAAGCCTGAATTTGCTGATGCTACATTTATCCTGGAAGATGGGAAATATATCTGTTCCAGTGAGGTGGAGAAGATGTCTAAGAGCAAATTCAATACGGTTAACCCGGATGTGCTGGTAGAAAAATACGGGGCAGACACTTTCCGTATGTATGAAATGTTCTTAGGCCCTGTGGAGCAAAGCAAACCCTGGGATACTAAAGGTATTGAAGGCGTACACCGTTTCCTGCGTAAGCTGTGGCGTTTGTTCTTTGACGAAGTAAAGGGCAAAGTATGGACTGATGAAAAAGCTACTGATGCAGAATTGAAAGTGTTGCATAAGGCTATTCAGAAAATTGAAAAAGATACCGAAGCTTTTTCTTTCAATACAGCTGTGAGTGCCTTTATGGTGTGTGTGAATGAGCTGAGTGATTTGAAATGCAATAAGAAAGAAATACTGCAACATGTGCTGGTATTGCTTACGCCTTATGCACCACACATTGCAGAGCAGTTATGGAGCGAATTAGGCAATGCTGGTTCTGTGTTGGATGCAGCTTATCCTGTGTTTGAAGAAAAATATGTAACAGAATCTACTAAAGAATATCCTGTTAGTATTAATGGTAAACTGCGTACCACTATTCATATCGATTTAAATGCATCGCAGGCGGAAGTAGAAGCGATTGTATTTGCAAACGAAGTAGTACAAAAATGGGTAGATGGCCAGCCTGTTAAAAAGTTCGTTTTCGTGAAAGGTAAAATGGTGAACGTTGTAATATAA
- a CDS encoding cell division protein FtsX, whose product MAQFGKLSAGRSKPSYVYSIIGVAIVLLIMGIMGWLFLNFSQASNAFKEDIRISAYLRTLNKDSISQIQQFIAGQPFAREVKYINKETAKEIWNKENNEDWSKFLDYNPLPESIDFYTKAQYVNNDSLKKISTVLMSAYGNQITDLQYPQSLVSSLNERTSKLGAIFLVIAIVLCVIIVVSIDTTIRLAMFSNRFLIKTMQMVGATRGFIVKPMDLRAVLNGLISSVIAIAILFSVIQWAENQFPQLKAIHNTQLTLILFGGMIAIGVGISLFSTHRSVMKYLKMKLDDLY is encoded by the coding sequence ATGGCGCAATTTGGCAAATTATCAGCAGGCAGAAGCAAGCCCAGTTATGTATACAGTATCATTGGTGTAGCCATTGTACTGTTAATCATGGGAATAATGGGATGGTTGTTCCTCAATTTCAGTCAGGCCAGCAACGCCTTTAAAGAAGATATCCGCATCAGCGCCTACCTGCGTACCCTGAATAAAGATTCTATCAGTCAGATTCAGCAGTTTATAGCAGGCCAGCCTTTTGCCCGGGAGGTAAAGTATATTAATAAAGAAACCGCGAAGGAAATCTGGAACAAGGAAAATAATGAAGACTGGAGTAAATTCCTGGACTATAACCCCCTGCCGGAAAGCATTGACTTTTACACCAAGGCGCAGTATGTAAATAACGACAGCCTGAAAAAGATCTCTACCGTATTAATGTCGGCCTACGGCAACCAGATCACCGATTTACAATACCCGCAAAGCCTGGTAAGCAGCCTGAACGAGCGCACCAGCAAACTGGGCGCTATTTTCCTGGTAATAGCCATAGTGTTGTGCGTTATTATAGTAGTAAGCATAGATACCACCATTCGCCTGGCCATGTTCAGCAACCGCTTTTTAATTAAAACCATGCAAATGGTAGGCGCCACCCGTGGTTTTATTGTGAAACCGATGGACTTGCGCGCTGTGTTAAACGGGCTTATCAGCTCGGTAATAGCCATCGCTATCCTTTTCAGTGTGATACAATGGGCCGAAAATCAGTTTCCACAACTGAAAGCCATCCATAACACACAGTTAACACTCATTTTATTTGGCGGCATGATTGCCATAGGCGTAGGTATTTCTTTATTCAGTACCCACCGTAGTGTAATGAAATACCTGAAAATGAAACTGGACGATCTGTATTAA
- a CDS encoding DUF3098 domain-containing protein — translation MSDKKPSIPVLFTKENYMWMLIGAAVVALGLLLMSGGKNEPNQFDYKVVYSFRRITLAPIVIVLGLLIEIYAIFKKPKKNADA, via the coding sequence ATGTCTGACAAAAAACCGTCAATTCCGGTATTATTTACAAAAGAGAACTACATGTGGATGCTTATTGGAGCAGCAGTAGTGGCTTTAGGTTTATTGCTCATGTCTGGCGGTAAAAACGAACCCAACCAGTTCGACTATAAAGTGGTATACAGCTTCAGACGCATTACATTAGCGCCCATCGTAATTGTGTTAGGATTGCTGATAGAAATATATGCCATCTTCAAAAAGCCAAAGAAGAACGCTGACGCGTAA
- a CDS encoding undecaprenyl-diphosphate phosphatase codes for MTTFQSIVIAIIEGITEFLPVSSTGHMIIASSLLGIAEDDFTKLFEVAIQLGAIVSVVILYWKRFFPLNRWAFYIKLIVAVIPALLLGFLFSDKIDELLESPTTVAVALLLGGIVLLFIDRLFTTPAIEEEQGISYPKAFITGIWQCLAMIPGVSRSAASIIGGMQQKMTRNLAAEFSFFLAIPTMAAATGYKLLKTFKTHPEILKDSHNLMLLALGNVIAFVVAMLAIKFFIGYIQKYGFKLFGWYRIIIGAVLLVLIYKGVL; via the coding sequence ATGACAACTTTTCAATCTATTGTAATTGCCATTATTGAAGGCATTACAGAGTTTTTACCTGTATCCTCTACCGGACATATGATCATTGCCAGCTCTTTATTAGGCATTGCGGAAGATGATTTTACCAAGTTATTTGAAGTAGCCATTCAGTTAGGCGCCATTGTTTCGGTGGTGATACTGTATTGGAAACGCTTTTTTCCACTCAACCGCTGGGCATTCTATATTAAACTGATAGTAGCCGTAATACCAGCCCTTTTACTCGGCTTTCTGTTTTCAGACAAAATTGATGAATTGCTGGAAAGCCCCACTACTGTGGCCGTTGCTTTATTGCTGGGTGGTATAGTGTTGTTATTTATTGACCGCTTATTTACCACTCCTGCTATTGAAGAAGAACAGGGTATCAGCTATCCTAAAGCTTTTATTACAGGTATATGGCAGTGTTTAGCCATGATTCCAGGTGTAAGTCGTAGTGCTGCCAGCATTATTGGTGGTATGCAGCAAAAAATGACACGTAACCTGGCTGCAGAATTTTCCTTTTTCCTGGCTATCCCTACCATGGCGGCAGCAACAGGCTACAAACTGCTGAAAACCTTCAAAACCCATCCTGAAATTTTAAAAGACAGCCACAACCTGATGTTACTGGCACTGGGTAATGTAATAGCGTTTGTAGTAGCCATGCTGGCCATTAAATTTTTCATTGGCTATATTCAGAAATACGGCTTCAAACTATTTGGCTGGTATCGCATTATTATAGGAGCTGTTTTGCTGGTGCTTATTTATAAGGGAGTTTTATAA
- a CDS encoding MFS transporter gives MQTASKKVINGWAMYDWANSVYNLVITSTIFPAYYTAITLTKEGSKVSFFGHTIENSVLLDYTLAAAYLIIALISPVLSSIADYSGNKKKFMQFFCYVGALSCCALFMLTPSMNAAFEPTGFSPFVLEAGMLFFMLAAVGYCGSQVFYNAYLPEIAAEPDQDRVSAKGFAYGYIGSVLLQIVCFIIVMKPQLFFIPADPQYKYFPARISFVLVGLWWLGFAQIPFKRLPLSAPSTVARNGSVIKHGFQELQKVWKQLQGLPVLKRFLRSFFFYSMGVQTVMLAAAIFGSKTLHLPTDILILTTLIIQIVAIAGAWLMSKLSGRFGNLSVLAVVILIWVGICIGAYYTEAENNMQFFILGGSVGLVMGGIQSLSRSTYAKLMPETKDTASFFSFYDVTEKLAIVIGMTSFGFIEQITGNNMRNSVLALGLYFIIAFILMLFAIGKLKQEKKAAIQ, from the coding sequence ATGCAAACCGCATCTAAAAAGGTAATTAATGGCTGGGCCATGTACGACTGGGCAAACAGTGTGTATAACCTGGTTATTACCTCCACTATATTCCCGGCTTATTATACTGCCATCACTCTTACCAAAGAAGGCAGCAAGGTGAGCTTCTTTGGGCATACGATAGAAAACTCGGTTTTGCTGGATTATACACTGGCAGCCGCTTATCTTATCATAGCACTCATAAGCCCTGTATTAAGTTCTATAGCAGACTATTCGGGCAACAAGAAAAAGTTCATGCAGTTTTTCTGTTATGTGGGTGCGCTCAGCTGTTGTGCACTGTTTATGTTAACACCTTCTATGAATGCCGCTTTTGAGCCCACCGGTTTCAGTCCTTTTGTGCTGGAAGCAGGCATGTTGTTTTTTATGCTGGCAGCTGTAGGTTATTGTGGCAGCCAGGTATTCTACAACGCCTACCTGCCCGAAATAGCCGCAGAACCAGACCAGGACAGGGTAAGCGCCAAAGGTTTTGCCTACGGCTATATAGGCAGCGTGCTGCTGCAGATTGTTTGCTTTATAATAGTAATGAAGCCACAGTTGTTTTTTATTCCAGCCGATCCGCAATACAAATACTTTCCCGCCCGTATCTCTTTTGTACTGGTAGGGTTATGGTGGCTGGGCTTTGCACAAATTCCCTTTAAACGGTTGCCGCTTTCTGCCCCTTCCACGGTTGCACGCAATGGCTCTGTTATCAAACATGGCTTTCAGGAACTGCAAAAAGTATGGAAGCAGCTACAGGGCTTACCTGTATTAAAACGCTTTTTGCGTTCTTTCTTCTTTTACAGCATGGGAGTACAAACTGTAATGCTGGCAGCTGCCATCTTTGGTAGCAAAACCCTGCATTTACCTACCGATATTTTAATACTTACCACGCTTATCATCCAGATAGTGGCTATAGCCGGTGCCTGGTTAATGAGTAAACTTTCCGGCCGCTTTGGCAACCTGAGCGTGCTGGCGGTAGTGATACTCATTTGGGTAGGCATTTGCATTGGCGCTTATTATACAGAAGCCGAAAACAACATGCAGTTTTTTATACTGGGTGGTAGCGTTGGCCTGGTAATGGGCGGTATACAAAGTCTTAGCCGTAGCACCTACGCCAAGCTAATGCCCGAAACCAAAGACACCGCATCTTTCTTTAGCTTTTATGATGTAACGGAAAAGCTGGCGATAGTAATAGGTATGACCAGCTTTGGTTTTATTGAGCAAATCACCGGCAACAACATGCGCAACTCGGTATTAGCGCTGGGCCTTTATTTTATCATAGCTTTCATTCTGATGTTATTTGCCATTGGCAAACTGAAACAGGAAAAAAAAGCGGCAATACAATAG
- a CDS encoding MBL fold metallo-hydrolase: MKLYTIDTELFKLDGGAMFGVVPKSIWNKLNPADENNMCTWAMRLLLIEDGKRLILIDTGIGNKQDTKFFSHYYLHGNATLDSSLAKHGFHRDDITDVILTHLHFDHVGGAILNTNGQLSTAFKNATYWSNQTHWESATNPNQREKASFLKENILPIQQSGQLQFINGPLETPIYTSQTPFLDNITIRYVNGHTSSMMLPQITYKGKTILYMADLLPSTGHIPLPYVMAYDMRPLETLNEKTAFLQEAVDNNYILFLEHDPIHECCTLQMTEKGIRLGTTFALNEI, translated from the coding sequence ATGAAACTGTACACAATTGATACGGAACTGTTTAAACTGGATGGTGGCGCTATGTTTGGTGTAGTGCCCAAAAGCATATGGAATAAACTAAACCCGGCTGATGAAAACAATATGTGTACATGGGCTATGCGCCTGCTGTTAATTGAAGACGGCAAACGCCTGATATTAATTGACACAGGTATTGGCAATAAACAAGACACCAAATTCTTTAGCCATTACTATTTACATGGTAATGCTACTTTAGACTCCTCCTTGGCCAAACATGGCTTTCACCGGGATGACATTACAGATGTAATACTTACCCACCTGCATTTTGACCATGTAGGGGGTGCTATACTCAATACCAACGGCCAGCTAAGCACTGCGTTTAAAAACGCTACTTACTGGAGTAACCAAACGCATTGGGAAAGCGCCACTAATCCTAATCAACGGGAGAAAGCATCTTTTCTGAAAGAGAATATATTACCTATACAGCAAAGTGGCCAGCTACAGTTTATCAATGGTCCGTTGGAAACGCCTATATATACTTCTCAAACGCCTTTCCTCGACAACATCACCATACGGTATGTAAATGGGCACACCAGCAGCATGATGTTGCCACAGATCACCTATAAAGGCAAAACCATTTTATACATGGCCGATCTGTTACCTTCTACTGGTCATATACCATTGCCTTATGTAATGGCTTACGATATGCGCCCATTGGAAACGTTGAATGAAAAAACAGCTTTTTTACAGGAAGCGGTGGATAATAATTATATCCTTTTCCTGGAGCACGATCCTATACATGAATGCTGCACACTGCAAATGACGGAGAAGGGCATTCGCTTAGGTACTACGTTTGCCCTGAACGAAATATAA
- a CDS encoding DUF3108 domain-containing protein, which yields MVCWLKLSAENDLCGLRNTAFQPGESITYNIFYAVAGIYVNAGTASFSSTLERLNNTPVYHILAQGTSNSSYDWIFKVRDKYETYFDTGSLQPLKFVRNIDEGGYKKYENVTFNHQTNTAITTEGVYKVPGCIQDVISAVYYMRNIDFNKYNVGDKIPFKMFLDNEVYDLYIRYQGKETVKTKYGKFRAIKFKPLLLKGTLFQGGEKMNCWVTDDPNHIPLRIETPIVVGSIKVDMMQYRNLRHPMSSLISW from the coding sequence ATGGTTTGCTGGCTCAAGCTGTCTGCGGAGAATGATTTATGTGGATTACGTAATACAGCTTTTCAGCCTGGTGAATCTATTACTTACAACATCTTTTATGCTGTTGCAGGCATTTATGTAAATGCAGGAACTGCTTCCTTTTCCAGTACGCTGGAAAGGCTCAACAATACGCCGGTGTATCACATACTGGCGCAAGGCACTTCTAATTCCAGCTACGACTGGATATTTAAGGTGCGCGATAAGTATGAAACATATTTTGATACGGGTAGTTTGCAACCGCTCAAGTTTGTGCGCAATATTGATGAAGGCGGTTATAAGAAATATGAAAACGTCACTTTTAACCACCAAACCAACACTGCCATTACTACGGAAGGGGTGTATAAAGTGCCTGGCTGTATCCAGGATGTAATAAGCGCTGTATATTATATGCGCAATATCGACTTCAATAAATACAATGTTGGCGATAAAATACCTTTCAAAATGTTCCTGGATAATGAAGTGTATGATTTATACATCCGTTACCAGGGGAAGGAAACGGTAAAAACCAAATATGGTAAGTTTCGCGCCATCAAGTTTAAACCACTTTTGCTGAAAGGCACGCTGTTCCAGGGCGGGGAAAAAATGAACTGTTGGGTAACAGACGACCCTAACCATATTCCTTTACGTATTGAAACTCCTATAGTGGTAGGTAGCATTAAAGTAGATATGATGCAATACCGCAACCTGCGGCACCCTATGTCGTCTTTAATTTCCTGGTAA
- a CDS encoding lysylphosphatidylglycerol synthase domain-containing protein: MYKRIQNQANFHSSWDVIKQSFLGPKQWMFWVVMALSLVNWGIEARKWQVLVAPVQHITLWKAFKAVLSGLALSLFVPNRVGEYVGRILYMDEGNRLRSIALTLIGSVSQLIVTLVAGIGGLIYLRSYVLTEGRQLQGLSAFWFDGMLYAIIVGTVLLLLVYYKLSRITSIIERIPFVSKYSFFIQKVETFHWKELTNVLMLSVVRFVVFTAQYLLLMQVFEVHIGIIDGWWIICVMFLVLAIVPTIPIAELGVRGQASLQLFGLLSTNTIGIIATAAGIWGINLILPSLAGSLFILSIKLFRK, translated from the coding sequence ATGTATAAGCGTATACAAAATCAGGCAAATTTTCATTCTTCCTGGGATGTTATTAAGCAGTCCTTTCTGGGGCCAAAGCAATGGATGTTTTGGGTGGTAATGGCGTTAAGCCTTGTAAACTGGGGCATTGAAGCGCGTAAGTGGCAGGTGCTGGTGGCGCCTGTGCAGCATATTACTTTATGGAAGGCTTTTAAGGCGGTGCTGTCGGGGCTGGCGCTAAGCCTGTTTGTGCCTAACCGGGTAGGGGAATATGTAGGCCGCATCCTGTATATGGATGAGGGTAATCGTTTGCGCTCTATTGCTCTTACCTTAATAGGAAGTGTAAGCCAGTTGATAGTAACCCTGGTGGCGGGTATTGGTGGGTTAATATACCTGCGTTCCTATGTGCTTACGGAAGGACGGCAATTACAGGGGCTTTCTGCTTTCTGGTTCGATGGCATGCTGTATGCTATTATTGTAGGCACTGTTTTACTATTGCTGGTATATTACAAATTATCCCGTATCACATCCATTATAGAGCGCATTCCTTTTGTTTCTAAATACAGCTTTTTTATACAAAAGGTAGAAACCTTTCATTGGAAAGAGTTAACCAATGTGCTGATGTTGTCTGTAGTGCGTTTTGTGGTATTTACTGCTCAATATTTATTATTGATGCAGGTTTTTGAAGTGCATATTGGTATTATAGATGGTTGGTGGATTATTTGCGTAATGTTTTTGGTGCTGGCCATTGTACCTACTATTCCTATTGCCGAATTGGGTGTAAGAGGACAGGCGAGTTTACAATTATTTGGTTTGCTAAGCACAAATACTATTGGTATTATTGCTACAGCTGCTGGTATATGGGGGATTAACTTAATATTACCATCATTGGCCGGAAGTTTGTTTATATTGAGTATTAAACTATTCAGAAAATAA
- the ruvC gene encoding crossover junction endodeoxyribonuclease RuvC — MKKPDYIVMGIDPGTLIMGYAIIAVRGSTTEMIVMDVLKLGMHKDIYQRLEKIHTKVCELIALHKPSHFAIEAPFFGKNVQSMLKLGRAQGVAIAAAMQGSIPVTEYPPKKVKQSITGNGNADKEQVWKMLQQILKLDEKPAYFDATDALAVALCHHYQLTSPLGKATKGLKGWEDFIAKNPGRISINK; from the coding sequence ATGAAGAAACCTGATTACATAGTAATGGGCATAGACCCGGGCACGCTTATTATGGGCTATGCTATTATTGCTGTTCGCGGCAGCACTACCGAAATGATAGTGATGGATGTGCTTAAACTGGGGATGCATAAAGATATTTACCAGCGATTAGAAAAAATTCACACAAAAGTGTGTGAGTTAATAGCCCTGCATAAACCCAGCCACTTTGCTATTGAAGCGCCTTTTTTTGGAAAGAACGTACAAAGTATGTTAAAACTGGGACGCGCCCAGGGCGTGGCTATAGCCGCTGCTATGCAAGGCAGCATACCTGTAACAGAGTATCCACCCAAAAAGGTAAAACAATCCATTACAGGTAACGGCAACGCCGACAAGGAACAGGTTTGGAAAATGTTACAGCAGATTTTAAAGCTGGACGAAAAGCCCGCTTATTTCGATGCTACCGATGCCCTTGCTGTAGCGTTGTGTCATCATTACCAGCTTACTTCTCCTTTAGGCAAAGCCACCAAAGGCCTGAAAGGCTGGGAAGATTTTATTGCCAAAAATCCGGGACGGATTTCTATAAATAAGTGA
- a CDS encoding HIT family protein yields the protein MTLFSKIIAGEIPSYKIAENDRFFAFLDIFPATAGHVLVVPKIETDRIFDLPVEYLEGILPFAQPIAKAIQQAFPCDRVNILTLGFEVPHVHVHLIPMNGMGDADILAGKKKAEPEELAAAQAKIITYL from the coding sequence ATGACACTTTTTTCAAAAATCATTGCCGGCGAAATACCTTCCTATAAGATTGCAGAGAACGATCGCTTTTTTGCTTTCCTGGATATTTTTCCTGCCACAGCAGGGCATGTGCTGGTAGTGCCTAAAATAGAAACAGACCGGATATTTGATTTGCCTGTAGAGTACCTGGAAGGCATACTTCCTTTTGCGCAACCTATTGCCAAAGCCATTCAACAGGCTTTTCCCTGCGACCGGGTAAATATTTTAACCCTGGGTTTTGAAGTGCCGCATGTGCATGTGCACCTGATACCTATGAACGGCATGGGAGATGCAGATATACTGGCGGGTAAAAAGAAGGCAGAACCGGAAGAGCTGGCTGCTGCCCAGGCAAAAATTATCACTTATTTATAG
- the greA gene encoding transcription elongation factor GreA, whose protein sequence is MSDVMYVTKETLEKMKEELQRMKTVDRPGAARAIAEAREKGDLRENAEYDAAKEAQGILEAKMALLESQIASVRVVSTDEIDTSKASILTKVTITNVATKKTVTYQLVGEKEADLKLGKISISSPIGKGLLGKVIGDIAEVHAPNGTMKFKVENISI, encoded by the coding sequence ATGAGTGACGTGATGTATGTAACCAAAGAGACACTCGAAAAAATGAAAGAAGAGCTTCAACGGATGAAAACCGTTGACCGTCCGGGTGCTGCCAGAGCTATTGCTGAAGCACGCGAGAAGGGAGATCTTCGTGAAAATGCGGAATATGACGCTGCCAAAGAGGCTCAAGGTATACTGGAAGCTAAAATGGCGCTACTGGAAAGCCAGATAGCGAGTGTTCGTGTGGTAAGCACTGACGAGATTGATACGAGCAAAGCTTCTATATTAACGAAAGTGACTATTACCAATGTAGCCACTAAAAAAACGGTTACCTATCAGCTGGTAGGAGAAAAAGAAGCAGATCTGAAGCTTGGAAAAATATCTATCAGTTCGCCTATTGGTAAGGGGCTTTTAGGTAAAGTAATAGGAGATATTGCAGAAGTGCACGCTCCCAATGGAACGATGAAATTTAAAGTAGAAAATATTTCTATTTAG